A genomic segment from Nitrospirota bacterium encodes:
- a CDS encoding site-specific DNA-methyltransferase, producing MNKIFLKSCEKMDEIQDGKVDLIITSPPYWNAIDYDVHVSDNTKWFRTRKGDEYEKYLEWLNICFKECYRVLKPGRFCCVVIGTVLCDGKHYPLPHHFISLMENIGYEFHQDIIWYKVTGGVKRAGVTIQNPYPGYYCPNIMTEYILIFRKPGPKIYKDKTKEEKEKSKIPMDDLFTKELANNIWHIAPVPPNQYDHPCPFPEEIPYRLIGFFSYPGDLVLDPFLGIGTTIKVANRLNRKWMGYEIKEKYIKTAERRLNEPLYLRGQLISIFEKIPVNENSIKLLRRTKIKEYILESSQQRSFEFILKEKKYKYKTRTKQK from the coding sequence ATGAACAAAATTTTTCTTAAATCTTGTGAAAAAATGGACGAAATTCAAGATGGAAAAGTTGACTTAATTATCACATCTCCACCCTATTGGAACGCGATTGATTATGATGTGCATGTATCTGATAATACGAAATGGTTTAGAACAAGAAAAGGGGATGAGTATGAAAAATATTTGGAATGGTTAAATATTTGTTTTAAAGAATGTTATCGTGTGTTGAAACCAGGTAGATTTTGTTGTGTAGTTATCGGGACGGTGCTATGTGATGGAAAACATTATCCTTTACCGCACCATTTTATTTCTTTAATGGAAAATATAGGTTATGAATTTCATCAGGATATTATCTGGTATAAAGTGACAGGGGGAGTAAAGAGAGCAGGAGTAACAATTCAAAACCCATACCCAGGATATTATTGTCCAAATATTATGACTGAGTATATCTTGATATTTAGAAAACCTGGGCCAAAAATTTACAAAGATAAAACAAAGGAAGAGAAAGAAAAGAGTAAAATTCCTATGGATGATTTATTTACAAAAGAATTAGCCAATAATATATGGCATATTGCCCCAGTTCCTCCAAATCAATACGACCATCCTTGTCCCTTTCCTGAAGAAATACCCTATAGACTTATTGGATTTTTTTCCTATCCCGGTGATTTAGTTTTAGACCCCTTTTTAGGTATAGGGACAACTATTAAGGTTGCTAATCGTCTTAATCGTAAATGGATGGGATATGAGATAAAAGAGAAATATATAAAAACTGCAGAACGACGATTGAATGAACCGTTGTATTTAAGAGGACAACTTATATCTATTTTTGAGAAAATTCCTGTAAATGAGAATAGTATAAAATTGCTACGTAGAACAAAGATTAAAGAGTATATCCTCGAATCCTCTCAGCAGAGATCATTCGAGTTTATTCTTAAGGAGAAAAAATATAAATACAAAACGAGAACAAAACAAAAGTAG
- a CDS encoding DUF433 domain-containing protein — protein MDWKERISVDPLVCHGKACIKGTRILVSVILDNLAAGIGQEEILKSYPSLSTEDIKAAIAYAAEVEGINYEQNFS, from the coding sequence ATGGATTGGAAGGAACGAATCTCCGTTGATCCATTGGTTTGCCATGGAAAAGCATGCATCAAAGGAACACGCATTTTGGTATCAGTCATTCTGGATAACTTGGCAGCAGGCATCGGTCAAGAAGAAATCTTAAAAAGTTATCCCTCTTTGAGTACTGAAGACATCAAAGCTGCAATAGCCTACGCTGCTGAAGTAGAAGGGATTAATTATGAACAAAATTTTTCTTAA